The genome window AAGCCAAGGGCATTACCTGCCTGGCACAGAGGAAGAACCAGTCAAAAGAATTTCTTCTGACTTTCAGAAAGGCACAAGTGACGGCTGCTCTTGCCTGCTGTTCCCCAGAGGTAACTCCTGGACTATTCTACCtttgcatgaacacattaacatatTCTTGACCATCTTCTCTTTCCTATATAGCAGAGATCACACTTCTGGaagttttttcttcattttggttggctggattttgttgttgttttgtttgtttgtttgtttgtttgtttgtttgttttacaagacagagtctctgtgtagccctggcagtcagGGACTCCgtttatagacaaggctggcctcacagagctccacctgcctctgccctctgagtgctgggattaagtgtgtGTGCCCACTCACCCGGTGGGTTGTTggggtttgtttagttttgttgtttgatAGATTTTGACTCTAtgattcaggctggccttgagcttgccaCATAGCTGAGGCTTGCCTTCCCATCCTTCTCAGCCTCTGAGACACTGAGACAGAGCTGGGTTTGGATGTCTGGaccgccacacccagctcttgctctctgaaatggctccagagctcCTGACTCTGTGACAAGCTTTCATGCAGACGGGTCCTTTCCAGTCGGCAGGTGTGCTCTAAGGAACCTCTTCTCCAGAGACGAGGTTTGGCACACGAGTAGCTGTAGATGCCTTTCCGATAGAGAAAGCATGTTCACTGGACACTTTGATGTTAATAAATGAGCCTTCAAAACCTCTTCCTGGGTGAGGGGTCCTTCCCAGGTCCTCCCAAGAACCTATAGACGTAAGCCTCTGGCAGTGTCACAGGCTGTGATCTATACGTCTTTATACGTTGTCTGCTTTAACTTATATCCTGTCACCGCCCCGTTGCTCATCTTTGCTATCGTTCTCTCTCACCAGCTCTAGGAAACAGCCTTGTTCTTAGGGGCCTGTAAATGCTttgtgctttgagacagggtctcggtGTGCGGCCCTGTCAGGCCTGGACCtctcactgtgtggaccaggctggcctggcactcagagatgtgcctgcttctgcctccccagtgctgggacttgTAACTTATTGAAAGGAGTGGCATGAAGCCTTCAGCTGTCCCTGGGAGCCTCGGTTACCAAGTCGGACATGGGAATTGTCAGCAGGCTCTTCACTCTGGAGCAGCCTGGAATTCTCTATTTTCTGATTTCTTGGCCCTTGCTTCCCTTCGTAGTTCTCTGCCACTATTTTCCTTCTATAGGTTCTTCTGCAGGCTTTTGCCTTTTGGTTTACAGTTCCCCTGAACCTGGCAGGATCATCCTTGCTCCTGCTAGCCTCCACTAGCCTGTTCTCACATCTGTCACTCACCGGCCTCAGCACGCGGCGCACCTCACGCAGAAACTTCTCCTGGCTCTGCACGGAGCACAGCACCAGGGTGCAGACCACCACGTCCACTGAGCCCTCGTCCACCTGGGACATGTCCTCCCCGGCCGCCACCACGAAGCGCTCGAACTGCAGGTGCCGGTTCTCTGCGACGCTCTTGAACAGGAACTTCTCGAAGTTGGGATTGGGGTCGACACAGGTCACTCTGCACCCAGGGGGATAGAACTTGAAGTTGGTCCCGGTGCCGCAGCCCACCTCCAGCAGGGACAGCTTCCCCGAGGGGCCCGCGAACTCCTGCAGATTGCTGAAGAGCTCACGCTTTCTGCTCGCTGTGTACTTGTTGTATATCCTGGTCGCCCTCCACATGAAGGAGGGAAACCACTTTTTGCATCTCTCTCTCCACAGGCCTAGAAGGTTCAGCAGGAACATGGGAAAAAACAGCATGCCAACCACCAGCCGGAGGACCTGGATGGCGAGGGTCATCTTTGCGGGCAGAGGAGGAAGGGCCACAGTGAGAGCCAGCTCCTGGATAAGCAGGGCGCAGGCTCCTGGGGAAGCTGGGCACCAGGTCCTGGACAAGAGGGCATAGGCTCCTGGCCATGCTCCAGAGCCAATCAGGGAGGAAGGAGGCACTGGCTGAGCCAAAATCCCAGACCTGAACAGCGTCCCtgactccctccccacccccgcctccaCCAGGGCCTCTAGCAGAAGTTGGCCTAGCTCAGAAGCAATGGCCCAAGACTGTGCCCCGCCTTTCTTCACAGGGTCACAGCCTGAGTCCGACTCTGGTCCTGCCTGGCCGTGTTTGCCTCTGGAGGCTGCAGCTAGTTTCCTGCTGGGGTTGCTTGTGTGCAGTGTGtactttccacacacacacacacacacacacacacacacacacacccgccttTCTTGGAAGAGGCACCCTGTAGAGCAGGTTAGAGCTCGGGGAAGATGGCAGCGAGATCACACTTTGATCACACTTTAGTCTCCCCTTTTCCTCTCCACACCACATCACACCCTACaccctttttttctgttttttgttttgtttttgtttttgttttaaggaaaTGAAAGGTAACCTCGCCTACCATCAGTCAACAATTGCCCAATTTCCATTCTAAACTGAGGCTTTCCTGCGTTAATAATTCATCAGAGAGATCTTCGCTAAGTCACTGTTCTGAGCCATTGTTCAGTGTAAAGTGCAGCCGTCGGTCTTCACTTTGGCTGGACTTGGTTATTAGGTAACTTAGAACTCCCAACAGTTACGTCCGAGCCTGCTGTGAGCGATCGTTCATGGCATCTTTGCAAGCACCTGCCTGCTGGCTTgggtttgttttgagttttgccAAAGGTGGGCTCTCCCTTCTGTGAGTCCAAGCTGCCTTGAGTTCTCTTGATTCTGCTCTGCCCTCAAGCCCTGAGCTCGAAGGTCTCTGCCACAATGCCCAGCTGCACTGGTCTCTTGAATTACTTTTTAAGTCATCAATTCACAGGAAGAGAAGTTACTTTGCAGTCATTTGTTGCTGTCTTTCCATGTGCTTGCAGTCCTCAATCAAATCAGGTGAAGTGTCTGAGCAATTGGAAGTGAAGCTTGGAAGGACAGCAGGAGCAGGCGTAACTGGGAGGTTTATGAAATTAGTACCCTCAGCCCCCAGCAAGTGAAATCCAGAAAGTTACTCCACTGGTTTCCAGATGAAATGGGCCTGAGGCATAGCCCAGCCAGGGCGCCTGATGATGCCCAGGGCAGTGCCAGCATCCAGAGGGGAAAGCTCACCCCTAAGGCAGAAGAGTGGtgggccctggctgagctggctcctgcctccctcctgtgTTTGGTGGAGAGAGGGgcggtgctggggattgagccaGAGCCTCACGACAGCCAGGGAAGCACGCGCTCAGGGATCCCCAATCCAGGTTgggctgtgcgtgtgtgtgtgtgtgtgtgtgtgtgtgtgtgtgtgtgtgtgtgttaaagttaCTCACATCTTACCCTGCACATACCTTACAGACACAAGAGCCCGGCCTGGTGACACACACCTCGATCGCAACGCTGgccaggcagaggcaagcagacctccCTGCGCTCAAGGCCAGTCCGGTGATCTTCACAACACACCTCTCCGGACTACACAGTAGAGAAGCCTCTCTCAAGCCCGCCCCCAAAGAGACCCCCCAACCACCCAGGAATATTCCAACAACAATTCCACATGTGCGTGCCGGTGAGCATGCGTAGAGGCCGAGGAGGGTGCTGGAGGTTTTCAGCTCGCCACCTtcatttttcaataaaattttatttacatagaATCATTCAGAATGTAAGGAAAACAGTTAGTTGCAGGGTTTTTTGAGTTTTGGTGtggtttttggtttgggggattgattctttgttttttgttttttgttttcaattacaAAATGGTATTCAGGATAAACTACATCAGatacaactgaaaacaaaacaaagcaaaacaaaagacaataacTATCATCCCCAAATATAACTAATTCCTGCTGTGCACCAACAAGAACTGCTTTAAATTCCCATAAAACCGCAGACTGTACCGCGCAAGGTTAGTGGCTGTTGAAAATACCACCAGGAagatggacatggtggcacatgcctgtaatcccagcactctaggaggcaaaggcaggtagatggctgtgagtttgaggccagcctggtctacaaagtgaatccaggacagtcaaggttacaaagagaaacccacaatcaaaaagagagagagagagagaatgagagagggagagag of Meriones unguiculatus strain TT.TT164.6M chromosome 8, Bangor_MerUng_6.1, whole genome shotgun sequence contains these proteins:
- the LOC110543836 gene encoding N6-adenosine-methyltransferase TMT1A-like isoform X1, with the translated sequence MTLAIQVLRLVVGMLFFPMFLLNLLGLWRERCKKWFPSFMWRATRIYNKYTASRKRELFSNLQEFAGPSGKLSLLEVGCGTGTNFKFYPPGCRVTCVDPNPNFEKFLFKSVAENRHLQFERFVVAAGEDMSQVDEGSVDVVVCTLVLCSVQSQEKFLREVRRVLRPGGAYFFLEHVADERSTWNFFWQQVLDPAWNLLFAGCNITRESWKNLEQAGFSKLRLQHIQGTLPCPLLKPHIYGYAVK
- the LOC110543836 gene encoding N6-adenosine-methyltransferase TMT1A-like isoform X2, yielding MTLAIQVLRLVVGMLFFPMFLLNLLGLWRERCKKWFPSFMWRATRIYNKYTASRKRELFSNLQEFAGPSGKLSLLEVGCGTGTNFKFYPPGCRVTCVDPNPNFEKFLFKSVAENRHLQFERFVVAAGEDMSQVDEGSVDVVVCTLVLCSVQSQEKFLREVRRVLRPSLCWTWKTPDPVAPWA